A stretch of the Candidatus Rokuibacteriota bacterium genome encodes the following:
- a CDS encoding TetR family transcriptional regulator C-terminal domain-containing protein, producing the protein MLTETKSAKGAATRDQILDAAARLIHLQGYHCTSLDDVLRESGVGKGNFYYHFKSKEELCYALIDRLVRGFLERTLEPAFADPDRDPVAQIHGFLDRVLDNLRQRNCVGGCPIGNLASELSDVHEGFRQRLAEIFVQWRATLARSLRQGQASGRLRADCNPEGAAHFLVASLEGAILMSKVTKDITVMEQCVDELKRHLTLSIRS; encoded by the coding sequence ATGCTGACCGAGACGAAGAGCGCAAAGGGAGCCGCGACGAGGGATCAGATCCTCGACGCAGCCGCCCGCCTGATCCACCTGCAGGGCTACCACTGCACCTCGCTCGACGATGTCCTCCGCGAGAGCGGCGTGGGCAAGGGCAACTTCTACTACCACTTCAAGAGCAAGGAAGAGCTCTGCTACGCCCTCATCGACCGGCTGGTGCGCGGCTTTCTCGAGCGCACCCTCGAACCGGCCTTCGCCGATCCCGATCGCGATCCCGTAGCGCAGATCCACGGCTTCCTCGACCGTGTCCTTGACAACCTGCGCCAGCGCAACTGCGTCGGAGGCTGCCCCATCGGCAATCTCGCCTCCGAGCTGTCCGACGTCCACGAGGGCTTCAGGCAGCGGCTGGCCGAGATCTTCGTCCAGTGGCGCGCGACACTGGCCCGATCGCTGCGCCAGGGTCAGGCGTCCGGGCGGCTCAGAGCCGACTGCAATCCCGAGGGGGCGGCCCACTTTCTCGTGGCCAGCCTTGAGGGCGCCATCCTCATGAGCAAGGTGACAAAGGACATCACGGTGATGGAGCAATGCGTGGACGAGCTCAAGCGACACCTGACCCTGTCCATCCGGTCTTGA